One Nicotiana tomentosiformis chromosome 1, ASM39032v3, whole genome shotgun sequence genomic window, TTAATTATTCAAACATATTTAAGTTCATCTTCTATATAAAAGTGTTGGAATTTATtgtgttgtcggcttgcctagtaccatgttaggcgccatcacaacatgctacgttttgggtcgtgacaagttactATTcgatcctaggttacataggtctcatgagtcatgaacaggtttagtagagtcttgcggattggtatgaagACGtcggtacttatcttcgataggatgctgaacccttaggaaacttcacattcttgtattcttgtcatgcaaATTTGTTTATTCTGGCAACTAaacttatgttattctattctctcacagatggtgaggacatttACTACCGGACAGGAAGgacgaccaccagtaccaccagctagggtcaTGAGAGGCTGAGGTCACAGTAGGGGCCGctctcaggcaccacctgtgcccattATGATTCCAGGACTTTAAGAGACCTTGGCtcagattttgactgtgtgcaccagccttgctcaggcggtttctgTTTAGACCGCGCCAACCACTTCTCAAGCccggggaggtactcagactcccaccgcccatactccagagcatgTGATGCATGGACTTTAGACACCGGCGGtacaccagcccagccggttgcagctgctcaggcccatgtGGGTCatgttatgactgatgatgagcataggagactagagaggtttgggaggctccagcctccatcatttagtggggctgagttagaggatgcccaagatTTCTTTgataggtgccagcggattcttcgcacggCAGGTATTCTgaagaccagtggggtctcgttcactacttttcagtttactgaGGCTACTTTCAAATGGTGGGAGGCATATGAGAGGCGCATTCCAGTCGGTGcggcaccacttacatggcatgagttctccgttctcttcttggagaagttcgtgccgcagaCTCACAGGGAGGAgttgcacagacagtttgagcaactacgtcaggatggcatgtctgtgacccagtacgagatgaggttctcagagttggctcgtcatgtagtttggttggttcccattgaGAGGgtgaggattaggaggttcattgatggcctttaCTATTAGTAccgttttgttatgactcgggagagtgtCTAAGGTGCTAaatttgatgaggtggttgatactTTCTAGGGGGAAGCCTTACCACagcaggggtcatccttataggcccgctcagatggctcgtccaatTCATCGTGgcgcatcatctagccatggttcttacagtacccatccgggtcagtcatctctcagtgctcttccagctcagagtttatcccgtgctccatcgacttagggttcatctatgccaggtccttctagtaATTACTGTGGTACTCGGGGCCCaattcagtccccaccaccaccaTTGTCGGGGAGTTGCTTCGAGTgcagggagtttgggcatatgtggagacagtgtccCCATCGCTCAGGAGGTCCAATGCAGCAGAGAAGTTAGGCTGTGACTTCCGCACCAGTCACTTCgccacctgcccagccagctcagggtggggctcaggcagctagaggtttCCCTAGAGagagaggccgatcaggtggtggtcaggctcgattctatgctattcctgccaggacagatgttgttgcttcagatgcagtgatcacacgTATTATCTCAGTATGCCATAGGGATGCTTTTAtatatttgaccctggttccacttattcgtatgtatcatcgtattttgcacGTTATTCGAATATGCCCTGTGAGATCTTAGTTTTATCTGTTTATGTATTTACGCTAGTgtgcgatactattgttgtggaccgtgtatatcgatcatgtgtagtgactattggtggatttgagactagagttgatctcttattgcttagtatggttgattttgatgtgatcttgggtatggattggttgtctccatatcatgctatgcTGGATTATCAcgttaagaccgtgacgttggcgatgtcgatgttgccaaggatcgagtggagaggttctctagattatgttcccagcaaagtgatttcatatttgaaggcccaatggatggttgggaaggggtgtctatcttatttggcatttgtgagggatgttggtgcgatactcctactattgattctgtttcggtggtgcgacattttccggatgtgtttcctacagacctgccgggcatgccgcctgatagggatattgactttggtattgacttggtgccgggcactcagcccatttctattctccgtatcatatggcaccagctgagttgaaggaattgaaagagaagcttcaggaacttctggataagggttttattaggcatagtgtgtcactttggggtgcactggttctgtttgtgaagaagaattaTGGTACTAtatggatgtgcatcgactataggtagttgaacaaagttacaatcaagaacaagtatcatttgccgcatattgatgacctatttgactagcttcaaagagcgagggtgttctctatgatttatttgaggtctgggtatcaccagttgaagattcgggactcggatattctaaagacaacattcaggacccgttatggtcactatgatttCCTTGCGATATCTTttaggttgaccaatgccccagcaacattcatgtatctgatgaacagtgtatttcagccttatctggactcgtttgtcatagtattcattgatgatatcctggtgtactcttgtagccagaaggagcatgcccagtatttgaggattgtgttgcagcggctGAGGAGGAGAAGctatatgccaagttctccaagtgtgagttctggcttagttcggtggcattcttggggcacgtggtgtccagtgaggggactaaggtggatccgaagaatatagaggtggttcagagttgtcctagactgtcctcagctacagagattgggagctttctcggcttggccggttattatagtcgcttcatggagggtttctcgtctattacatcgcctttgaccaaattgacccaataGGGTGTTccttttaggtggtcggatgagtgtgaggagagctttcacaagctcaagactaccttgaccacagCTTCAGTTCTAGTTCTACCCTCAGCTtttggttcttatacagtgtattgtgatgcttctcagattagtattgggtgtgtcttgatgcagggaggtagagtaattgcttatgctttgcgtcagttgaagcctcatgagaagaactaccttgttcatgatttggagttggctgccatcgttcatgcattaaagattttgaggcactacttctatggtgtgtcttatgagatatttacagatcatcagagtctccagtAGTTGTTCagacaaaaggatctaaatttgagacaacggcgatggttggagctgttagaggactatgatatcaccaatctgtatcatcccgggaaggccaatgtgataGTCGATGCcgtgagtagaaaggcggtgagtatgggtagccttgcattcatccTTGTTGGTGAGAGATCGCTTGCAGTTGATATTTAGGCCTTGcaaaccagtttgtgagattagatatttcggagcctagtcgagttctagcttgtgtggtttctcggtcttccttatatgatcgcatcagagagcggcagtatgatgatccccattttcttgtccttagggacacggttcagcacggtgatacagggatgttactattggggatgatggggtattgaggatgcagggtcagatttgtgtgcctaatatagatgggctacgtgagttgattcttgtgGAGGCCCACAGTtagcggtattccattcattgggcccccgcaaagatgtaccaggacttgaggcaacattatttgtggaggagaatgaagaaggatatagtggggtttgtagcttggtgccttaactgtcagcaagtgaagtatgagcatcagagaccgggcggattgcttcaggcttgagattccggagtggaaatgggagcgtatcaccatggattttgtagctaggctcccacggacttcgagaaagtttgatgctatttgggttattgtggatcggctgaccaagtccgcgcacttcattccagttaggACTAcgtattcttcggagcggttgattgagatttacatccgcgagattgttcaccttcatggtgtgccagtgtccatcatttcagattggggcatgcaatttacatcacagttttagaGAGCACtatagcgagagttgggcacccaggttgtgttgtgtacaacatttcacccttagacgaatggacagtccgagcgcactatttagatattggaggatatgctacgtgcttgtgtcatagatttaaGGGGtctttgggatcagtttctgccactcacggagtttgcctacaaaaccagctaccaatcaagcattcagatggctccgtatgaggctttgtatgggagacagtgtcgatCTTCAATGGGTTAATTTGAGACTGGTGAGGCTagtctattgggtactgacttggttcatgatgttttggacaaggttaaattgattcaagatcgtcttcgcacggcgcagtctagagaGAAGAGTttgccgatcggaaggttcgtgatgtttcttacatggtagGGGAGAAGGTGTTGCTCAAGGTTTcaaccatgaagggtgttatgaggtttggaagaagggcaagttgagcccttggtatattgggccctttgaggtactttagaggattggagaggCTGCTTACAAGCTTTTCTTGCCACCTAGtctgtcgagtgttcatccagtgtttcatgtatctatgctccggaagtatgtcggtgacccgtctcatgttttggatttcagcacggttcagttggatggtgatttgacttatgatgtggagtcggtggccattttgggtcggcaggttcgaaagttgaggtcaaaggatatagcttcagtgaaggtgcagtggagaggtcagccagttaaggaggctacttaggagacCAAACGGGAGatacagagtagatatccacacctatttgagactccaggtacgtttctagaccgtttgaggacggacgtttgtttaaaagggggaggatgtaacgacctggctagtcgttttgagagttgtagccccgttcccctattttcTTCTCATTACCTATTTGATTGTTGTTATGGGTCGTGCCAGGGTAGTTGtttcgggtccggagaggtttcggaatgaattgagacacttagtctcaaggttggaaggtTGAGTTGAAAAGGGTGACCGGATGTTGACATGTGTGTAAATGGCTccagattggagttttgatggtttcattagcttcgttgggtgattttggacttaggagcgtgttcagattttgatttggaggtccgtagttgaattaggcttgaaatggcaaaagttagaaatttaggagtttgatagagagtggactttgtggttatcgggctcaaattggggt contains:
- the LOC138910118 gene encoding uncharacterized protein, with product MTDDEHRRLERFGRLQPPSFSGAELEDAQDFFDRCQRILRTAGILKTSGVSFTTFQFTEATFKWWEAYERRIPVGAAPLTWHEFSVLFLEKFVPQTHREELHRQFEQLRQDGMSVTQYEMRFSELARHVVWLVPIERVRIRRFIDGLYY